In Corynebacterium aquatimens, one genomic interval encodes:
- a CDS encoding replication-associated recombination protein A yields MDDATAEAPRGTAFFHADHTAPLAARMRPQSLDEIVGQKHLLGKGKPLRRLVEGSGEASVILYGPPGTGKTTIASLIAQSMGQNFVGLSALSSGVKQVREVIADARRDLARGQRTVLFIDEVHRFSKTQQDALLAAVENRTVLLVAATTENPSFSVVAPLLSRSLLLRLESLSDDDIAAVIDRAMSDDRGLGGSVTIEPEARDQLVLLAGGDARRALTYLEAAADAASETPLAEADEENTPDGDVPVITLDVVQSAIDRAVIRYDRDGDQHYDVVSAFIKSIRGSDVDAALHYLARMIEAGEDPRFIARRLVIHASEDIGMADPTALQVAVAAADAVSFIGMPEGRLPLAQATVHLAMAPKSPSIIRAIDAALADVRAGNAGPVPAHLRDGHYEGAKKMGNAVGYLYPHDDPRGVVQQRYIPEGLDAARYYTPTDHGGEKRISEYAERLRGIVRGS; encoded by the coding sequence GTGGACGACGCTACAGCCGAGGCTCCCCGCGGGACCGCGTTCTTCCACGCAGACCACACCGCGCCGCTCGCGGCACGGATGCGTCCCCAAAGCTTGGATGAGATCGTCGGGCAAAAGCACCTGCTGGGCAAAGGCAAGCCACTGCGCCGACTCGTGGAAGGCTCGGGCGAGGCCTCCGTCATCTTGTACGGTCCTCCCGGAACAGGCAAAACCACGATCGCCTCACTCATCGCTCAATCAATGGGGCAGAACTTCGTCGGCTTATCCGCTTTGTCCTCGGGAGTGAAGCAAGTACGCGAGGTGATTGCCGATGCACGGCGTGATCTCGCGCGCGGCCAGCGCACCGTGCTCTTCATCGATGAGGTCCACAGGTTTTCCAAAACACAGCAGGATGCGCTTCTCGCCGCGGTGGAGAACCGCACGGTCCTCCTCGTGGCCGCGACCACGGAGAACCCGTCGTTTAGCGTTGTCGCGCCGCTGTTGTCACGTTCGCTGTTGTTACGGCTCGAGTCGCTTAGCGACGACGACATTGCGGCCGTCATCGATCGAGCAATGAGCGACGATCGGGGATTGGGCGGCTCCGTCACGATTGAACCTGAAGCGAGAGATCAGCTCGTCCTGTTAGCCGGGGGCGATGCGCGCCGGGCGCTGACCTATCTCGAAGCCGCCGCGGACGCAGCGTCGGAGACGCCTCTGGCAGAGGCAGACGAAGAGAACACGCCCGATGGGGACGTGCCCGTGATCACGCTGGACGTTGTGCAGTCCGCGATCGACCGAGCCGTTATCCGCTATGACCGTGACGGCGACCAGCACTACGACGTGGTCTCTGCATTCATCAAATCCATCCGCGGGTCTGACGTTGACGCAGCGCTGCACTATTTGGCCCGGATGATTGAGGCGGGGGAGGACCCGCGGTTCATCGCGCGCAGGCTGGTCATTCACGCTTCCGAGGACATCGGAATGGCGGATCCGACGGCGCTTCAGGTCGCGGTTGCCGCGGCCGATGCTGTCTCCTTCATCGGGATGCCGGAGGGCCGCCTGCCCTTGGCGCAAGCCACCGTGCACCTAGCAATGGCGCCCAAATCGCCGTCGATAATCCGCGCGATCGACGCTGCGCTGGCCGACGTGCGCGCGGGAAACGCGGGCCCTGTCCCAGCGCATCTGCGCGACGGACACTATGAGGGCGCGAAGAAGATGGGTAATGCCGTGGGCTACCTCTACCCGCACGATGATCCCCGCGGTGTGGTCCAGCAGCGCTACATTCCCGAGGGACTCGATGCAGCGCGGTACTACACACCCACGGATCATGGTGGAGAAAAACGCATTAGCGAGTACGCGGAGCGACTTCGCGGCATCGTTCGCGGATCCTGA
- the alaS gene encoding alanine--tRNA ligase, with protein MQTHEIRDRFTQHFVNAGHEAVPSASLILDDPTLLFVNAGMVPFKPYFLGQQNPPFANNKATSIQKCVRTLDIEEVGITTRHNTFFQMAGNFSFGQYFKEGAIELAWTLLTNPVDKGGFGLDPERLWVTVFLDDDEAAEIWEKKIGVPAERIQRLGMEDNFWSMGIPGPCGPCSEIYYDRGPEHGKEGGPIADDNRYMEIWNLVFMESIRGEGDKKGNFEIVGELPKKNIDTGLGVERLACILQNVDNVYETDLLRPVIEAAERLTGSTYGKDQQSDIRFRVIADHSRTAMMIILDGVTPSNEGRGYILRRLMRRIVRSARLLGSEGETLSTFMNTIMDTMTPSFPEIAEHRERILRVAVAEEKAFLKTLESGTRRFDETAATVRGSGASVVPGDKAFELHDTYGFPIDLTLEMAAEAGLSVDMDAFEAEMDAQRQRAKADNKAKKHRNLDESLYREWVDNQPTEFVGFTQLEHDANVIGLVRDGQKVGEASAGDEVEVILDVTPMYAEAGGQLADRGQIVVGDTVLSVYDVQKVGNKKLWIHKATVDTGGLEVGQTVRAEVDAPWRHGARQAHTATHLIHAALRQVLGPTAVQAGSMNKPGYLRFDFNYTDALAPEQLDQIAMITNQAVDADFAVNTIETTLEQAKAMGAMALFGENYGDEVRVVEIGGPFSMELCGGTHVEHSSQIGPVAILGESSVGSGARRIEAYSGLDSFQYFSKEAAIANLLAGEMKAPTEDLPDRIAQLTERLRAAEKEIENLRKKELLNATGELVNNAETIGEFKVLVVTLPDGTAGGDMRTIATDLKGRFGTEKAVIAVVSNNGGKVPFAVAATKPAVESGIKAGELVGLLGQYLGGKGGGKPDLAQGSGNDASGIDAAFSALRDDIANR; from the coding sequence GTGCAGACCCACGAGATCCGGGACCGGTTCACCCAGCACTTTGTCAATGCGGGGCACGAGGCGGTCCCCAGTGCCTCGCTGATCCTGGATGACCCCACCCTGCTGTTTGTCAACGCCGGCATGGTGCCATTCAAACCGTATTTCTTGGGCCAGCAGAACCCCCCGTTTGCCAACAATAAGGCGACCTCCATCCAGAAGTGCGTGCGCACCTTGGACATCGAAGAAGTCGGCATCACCACGCGCCACAACACCTTCTTCCAAATGGCCGGCAACTTCTCCTTTGGCCAGTACTTCAAAGAGGGAGCCATCGAGCTCGCGTGGACGTTGCTGACCAACCCCGTCGACAAGGGCGGCTTTGGCCTAGACCCGGAGCGCCTGTGGGTGACGGTTTTCCTAGATGATGATGAGGCTGCGGAGATCTGGGAAAAGAAGATCGGTGTCCCGGCTGAGCGGATTCAGCGTCTGGGCATGGAAGACAACTTCTGGTCCATGGGTATCCCGGGGCCATGTGGTCCCTGCTCCGAGATCTACTATGACCGGGGCCCGGAGCACGGCAAAGAGGGCGGCCCTATCGCCGACGACAACCGCTACATGGAGATCTGGAACCTGGTCTTCATGGAGTCCATCCGCGGAGAGGGCGATAAGAAGGGCAACTTCGAGATCGTCGGCGAGCTGCCGAAGAAGAACATCGATACCGGCCTGGGCGTCGAGCGCCTCGCATGCATCCTCCAGAACGTGGACAACGTGTATGAGACAGACCTGCTTCGACCGGTGATTGAGGCCGCGGAGCGTTTGACCGGCTCCACCTACGGGAAGGACCAGCAGTCAGACATTCGCTTCCGCGTCATTGCTGACCACTCGCGTACTGCGATGATGATCATTTTGGACGGTGTGACTCCGTCGAATGAGGGGCGCGGCTACATCCTGCGTCGCCTGATGCGCCGCATCGTGCGTTCCGCGCGTTTGCTGGGTTCGGAAGGGGAGACGCTGTCAACGTTCATGAACACGATCATGGACACGATGACGCCGTCCTTCCCGGAAATCGCGGAGCACCGCGAGCGCATTCTGCGCGTTGCAGTTGCAGAAGAAAAGGCGTTTTTGAAGACCCTGGAATCCGGTACGCGCCGTTTTGATGAAACCGCAGCGACCGTCCGGGGTTCTGGCGCCAGCGTTGTTCCTGGTGACAAGGCCTTCGAACTGCACGACACGTACGGGTTCCCGATTGATCTGACCTTGGAGATGGCGGCGGAAGCGGGCCTGAGCGTCGATATGGATGCGTTTGAAGCTGAGATGGATGCGCAGCGCCAGCGCGCCAAGGCAGACAACAAGGCGAAAAAGCACCGCAACCTCGATGAATCGCTTTACCGCGAGTGGGTGGACAACCAACCCACAGAGTTCGTCGGTTTCACCCAGCTTGAGCACGATGCAAACGTGATCGGTCTGGTGCGCGATGGCCAGAAGGTCGGTGAGGCGAGCGCGGGTGATGAGGTTGAGGTCATCTTGGACGTGACCCCGATGTACGCCGAGGCTGGTGGACAGCTCGCGGACCGCGGCCAGATCGTCGTCGGCGATACGGTTCTGTCCGTCTATGACGTGCAGAAGGTGGGGAATAAGAAGCTCTGGATCCACAAAGCGACCGTGGATACCGGAGGGCTGGAGGTAGGCCAGACCGTTCGCGCTGAGGTGGACGCACCGTGGCGCCACGGTGCCCGCCAGGCACACACGGCGACCCACCTGATCCACGCCGCGCTACGCCAGGTGCTTGGCCCAACCGCCGTGCAGGCGGGGTCGATGAACAAGCCCGGGTACTTGCGCTTTGACTTCAACTACACCGATGCGCTGGCACCGGAGCAGTTGGACCAGATCGCCATGATCACCAACCAAGCAGTGGACGCGGACTTTGCCGTTAACACCATTGAGACCACGCTTGAACAGGCAAAGGCGATGGGTGCAATGGCCCTGTTCGGTGAGAACTACGGTGACGAGGTACGCGTCGTGGAGATCGGCGGCCCGTTCTCCATGGAGCTGTGCGGTGGTACGCACGTCGAGCATTCCTCGCAGATTGGCCCGGTGGCGATTCTGGGTGAATCCTCGGTGGGTTCCGGTGCGCGCCGCATTGAGGCGTACTCCGGTTTGGATTCCTTCCAGTACTTCTCCAAGGAAGCCGCGATTGCCAACCTGCTCGCCGGCGAGATGAAGGCGCCGACGGAGGACCTTCCGGACCGCATCGCGCAGCTCACTGAACGACTGCGCGCGGCGGAAAAGGAAATTGAGAACCTCCGTAAAAAGGAGCTGCTCAACGCAACCGGTGAACTAGTCAACAACGCTGAAACCATCGGGGAGTTCAAGGTGCTCGTAGTCACGCTTCCCGACGGGACGGCTGGCGGCGATATGCGCACCATCGCCACGGACCTCAAGGGCCGCTTTGGAACGGAAAAAGCCGTCATCGCTGTCGTGTCTAACAACGGCGGCAAAGTGCCGTTTGCAGTTGCGGCGACGAAACCTGCGGTGGAAAGCGGAATCAAGGCGGGCGAACTCGTTGGACTGCTGGGCCAGTACCTCGGC